The following are encoded together in the Gorilla gorilla gorilla isolate KB3781 chromosome 14, NHGRI_mGorGor1-v2.1_pri, whole genome shotgun sequence genome:
- the SAP18 gene encoding histone deacetylase complex subunit SAP18 — protein MLAAGVGGQGERLAGRRRKMAVESRVTQEEIKKEPEKPIDREKTCPLLLRVFTTNNGRHHRMDEFSRGNVPSSELQIYTWMDATLKELTSLVKEVYPEARKKGTHFNFAIVFTDVKRPGYRVKEIGSTMSGRKGTDDSMTLQSQKFQIGDYLDIAITPPNRAPPPSGRMRPY, from the exons ATGCTCGCTGCAGGGGTCGGAGGTCAGGGCGAGCGTCTCGCAGGCCGTAGGAGGAAGATGGCGGTGGAGTCGCGCGTTACCCAGGAGGAAATTAAGAAGGAGCCGGAGAAACCGATCGACCGCGAGAAG aCATGCCCACTGTTGCTACGGGTCTTCACCACCAATAACGGCCGCCACCACCGAATGGACGAGTTCTCCCGGGGAAATGTACCGTCCAGCGAGTTGCAGATCTACACTTG gatgGATGCAACCTTGAAAGAACTGACAAGCTTAGTAAAAGAAGTCTACCCAGAAGCTAGAAAGAAGGGCACTCACTTCAATTTTGCAATCGTTTTTACAGATGTTAAAAGACCTGGCTATCG AGTTAAGGAGATTGGCAGCACCATGTCTGGCAGAAAGGGGACTGATGATTCCATGACCCTGCAGTCGCAGAAGTTCCAGATAGGAGATTACTTGGACATAGCAATTACCCCTCCAAATCGGGCACCACCTCCTTCAGGGCGCATGAGACCATATTAA
- the SKA3 gene encoding spindle and kinetochore-associated protein 3 isoform X3: MEKNSMDIMKIREYFQKYGYSPRVKKNSVHEQEAINSDPELSNCENFQKTDVKDDLSDPPVASSCISEKSPRSPQLSDFGLERYIVSQVLPNPPQAVNNYKEEPIIVTPPTKQSLVKVLKTPKCALKMDDFECVTPKLEHFGISEYTMCLNEDYTMGLKNVRNNKSEEAIDTESRLNDNVFATPSPIIQQLEKSDAEYTNSPLVPTFCTPGLKIPSTKNSIALVSTNYPLSKTNSSSNDLEVEDRTSLVLNSDTCFENLTDPSSPTISSYENLLRTPTPPEVTKIPEDILQLLSKYNSNLATPIAIKAVPPSKRFLKHGQNIRDVSNKEN, from the exons TACACGAGCAAGAAGCCATTAACTCTGACCCAGAGTTGTCTAATTGTGAAAATTTTCAGAAGACTGATGTGAAAGATGATCTGTCTGATCCTCCTGTTGCAAGCAGTTGTATTTCTGAGAAGTCTCCACGTAGTCCACAActttcagattttggacttgAGCGGTACATCGTATCCCAAGTTCTACCAAACCCTCCACAGGCAGTGAACAACTATAAGGAAGAGCCCATAATTGTAACCCCACCTACCAAACAGTCACTAGTAAAAGTACTAAAAACTCCAAAATGTGCACTAAAAATGGATGATTTTGAGTGTGTAACTCCTAAATTAGAACACTTTGGTATCTCTGAATATACTATGTGTTTAAATGAAGATTACACAATGGGACTTAAAAACGTGAGGAATAATAAAAG TGAGGAGGCCATAGATACAGAATCCAGGCTCAATGATAATGTTTTTGCCACGCCCAGCCCCATCATCCAGCAGTTGGAAAAAAGTG ATGCCGAATATACCAACTCTCCTTTGGTACCTACATTCTGTACTCCTGGTTTGAAAATTCCATCTACAAAGAACAGCATAGCTTTG GTATCCACAAATTACCCATTATCAAAAACAAATAGTTCATCAAATGATTTGGAAGTTGAAGATCGTACTTCGTTGGTTTTAAATTCAGACACCTGCTTTGAGAATTTAACAGATCCCTCTTCACCTACGATTTCTTCTTATGAGAATCTGCTCAGAACACCTACACCTCCAGAAGTAACTAAAATTCCAGAAGATATTCTCCAG cttttatcaAAATACAACTCAAACCTAGCTACTCCAATAGCAATTAAAGCAGTGCCACCCAGTAAAAGGTTCCTTAAACATGGACAGAACATCCGAGATGTCAGCAACAAAGAAAACTG A